In Nocardioides sp., the following proteins share a genomic window:
- the orn gene encoding oligoribonuclease: MTDRLVWIDCEMTGLDLVNDALVEVAALVTDFELNVLGEGVDLIIKPPAEALDQMGDFVRNMHTTSGLLDRLEDGLTLAEAEEQVLAYVRKECGPASRPPLAGNTVATDRAFISRDMPDLESFLHYRIVDVSSIKELSRRWYPRAYYAAPAKQGNHRALADIQESIEELRYYRETVFAPPPGPTSDAVREAAARHGGSLTGAGDSTESAPLS, translated from the coding sequence GTGACGGATCGCTTGGTGTGGATCGACTGCGAGATGACGGGGCTCGACCTCGTCAATGACGCGTTGGTGGAGGTGGCGGCGCTCGTCACGGACTTCGAGTTGAACGTGCTCGGCGAGGGCGTCGACCTGATCATCAAGCCGCCGGCCGAGGCGCTGGACCAGATGGGCGATTTCGTCCGCAACATGCACACCACCTCGGGCCTGCTCGACCGACTTGAGGACGGCTTGACGCTCGCCGAGGCTGAGGAGCAGGTGCTGGCCTACGTACGCAAGGAATGCGGGCCGGCGTCGAGGCCGCCGCTGGCCGGCAACACCGTGGCCACGGATCGCGCGTTTATTTCGCGCGACATGCCTGACCTGGAATCATTCCTGCACTACCGGATCGTGGACGTGTCGTCGATCAAGGAACTGTCCCGACGCTGGTACCCGCGTGCCTACTACGCGGCGCCTGCCAAACAGGGCAACCACCGCGCCCTGGCCGACATCCAGGAATCCATCGAGGAACTGCGCTACTACCGCGAAACCGTCTTCGCCCCGCCTCCGGGCCCGACCTCGGATGCCGTACGCGAGGCCGCCGCCCGTCATGGCGGAAGCCTCACCGGCGCTGGCGATTCCACTGAATCGGCACCGCTGTCCTAG
- a CDS encoding DoxX family protein produces the protein MTSPTRAWMPWFGLLARLVTGVVWLLAGALKVTDPAGSVRAVRAYDLLPEAIVPTVGHLLPMAEILLGVTLILGLLTRASGVLSSLLFIAFIFGISWAWAKGLQIDCGCFGGGGFDADATDKYPWDIARDVGLLALSAWLIWRPATKFSLDGVLFRSSTPPETYEQESEVHVSQSR, from the coding sequence ATGACCTCACCGACGCGCGCGTGGATGCCGTGGTTCGGGCTGCTCGCCCGCTTGGTGACCGGCGTCGTGTGGTTGCTGGCAGGAGCCCTGAAGGTCACCGACCCGGCCGGGTCCGTGCGAGCCGTACGCGCGTACGACCTCCTGCCCGAAGCCATCGTCCCCACGGTGGGTCACCTGCTGCCGATGGCCGAGATCCTGCTGGGCGTGACGTTGATCCTGGGGCTGCTGACGCGCGCCTCCGGGGTCCTCTCGTCGCTGCTCTTCATCGCCTTCATCTTCGGCATCTCCTGGGCCTGGGCCAAGGGCCTGCAGATCGACTGCGGCTGCTTCGGCGGCGGTGGTTTCGATGCCGACGCGACCGACAAGTACCCATGGGACATCGCCCGGGACGTCGGGCTGTTGGCGCTCTCGGCCTGGCTGATCTGGCGACCCGCCACCAAGTTCTCGCTCGACGGAGTCCTGTTCCGGTCGAGCACCCCGCCGGAAACGTACGAACAAGAAAGTGAAGTGCATGTCTCGCAAAGCCGCTGA
- a CDS encoding thioredoxin domain-containing protein, which translates to MSRKAADQSRAARTAALLEEQKRKERTRNAVVITAIVGVLVAILGVGFLISRGGDDSGKAAEKNPKGMTDGYGIVIGQADAPDTVTIYEDPQCPICAAFEAQSRDMLEQGLADGKIKVDYRIVSFLDSQSGNEYSSRAANALVAAYEVGGEDVFKKFHDYLYANQPSEGGDGHEDAELIKQAVAAGADKAKITPEIEDKVYGQYLVNATDQMSKDGVTGTPTVFINGKKVDGNPQEALDAISKLVSE; encoded by the coding sequence ATGTCTCGCAAAGCCGCTGACCAGTCCAGGGCCGCCCGCACGGCGGCGCTCCTGGAGGAGCAGAAGCGCAAAGAGCGCACCCGCAACGCTGTCGTGATCACCGCCATCGTCGGCGTCCTGGTCGCGATCTTGGGAGTGGGATTCCTGATCTCCCGAGGCGGCGACGATTCCGGCAAGGCTGCCGAGAAGAACCCCAAGGGGATGACGGACGGGTACGGCATCGTGATCGGCCAGGCGGACGCTCCCGACACGGTCACCATCTATGAGGACCCGCAGTGCCCGATCTGCGCGGCCTTCGAGGCGCAGTCGCGCGACATGCTGGAGCAGGGCCTGGCCGACGGCAAGATCAAGGTCGACTACCGGATCGTGTCCTTCCTCGACTCGCAGTCGGGCAACGAATACTCGTCCCGCGCGGCCAACGCGCTCGTCGCGGCGTACGAGGTCGGCGGCGAGGATGTCTTCAAGAAGTTCCACGACTACCTCTATGCCAACCAGCCTTCCGAGGGCGGCGACGGGCACGAGGACGCAGAACTGATCAAGCAGGCGGTCGCAGCAGGCGCCGACAAGGCCAAGATCACGCCTGAGATCGAGGACAAGGTCTACGGGCAATACCTGGTCAATGCCACTGACCAGATGTCGAAGGACGGGGTCACCGGCACTCCCACGGTGTTCATCAACGGCAAGAAGGTCGACGGCAATCCCCAGGAAGCGCTGGACGCCATCAGCAAGCTGGTCTCCGAATAG
- a CDS encoding adenosine deaminase → MTLDAFIAGLPKAELHVHHVGSASPRIVAELAERHPGTVPSDPEALRRFFEFRDFAHFIEVYLSVVGLIKTAEDVRLLTYEVAREMATEQQIRYAELTCTPYTSVAVGIPIEAYTEAIEDARVAAERDFGLVLRWIYDIPGESGVPSADDTLRFALDHRVDALVGFGLGGPEIGVPRPQFQPHFDAARAAGLHAVPHAGETTGPETVWHAIDLLGAERIGHGTSSAQDPALLAALSERGIALEVCPSSNVATRAVESLEAHPLRTFVEAGVPVTINSDDPPMFGTTLNKEYAIAADLLGLDSSGVADLARAAVRASFAPDDVRDRILGEIDAYAAATHL, encoded by the coding sequence GTGACCCTCGACGCATTCATCGCCGGCCTGCCCAAGGCCGAACTTCACGTCCACCACGTCGGCTCGGCCTCACCGCGCATCGTGGCGGAACTGGCCGAACGCCATCCCGGGACCGTGCCGAGCGATCCGGAGGCACTGCGCAGGTTCTTCGAGTTCCGAGACTTCGCGCACTTCATCGAGGTCTATCTGTCGGTCGTCGGTCTGATCAAGACCGCCGAGGACGTACGCCTGTTGACCTACGAAGTAGCGCGCGAGATGGCCACCGAACAACAGATCCGGTACGCCGAGCTGACCTGCACGCCGTACACCTCGGTGGCCGTGGGCATCCCGATCGAGGCGTACACCGAGGCGATCGAGGACGCCCGCGTCGCGGCGGAACGCGACTTCGGACTGGTGCTGCGTTGGATCTATGACATTCCGGGAGAGTCGGGGGTGCCGTCCGCCGACGACACGTTGCGATTCGCCTTGGACCACCGCGTCGATGCGCTGGTGGGATTCGGGCTCGGCGGTCCCGAGATCGGGGTGCCTCGTCCGCAATTCCAACCGCACTTCGACGCCGCGCGCGCGGCCGGGCTGCACGCCGTACCCCACGCGGGGGAGACGACCGGCCCCGAGACCGTGTGGCACGCAATCGATCTCCTCGGCGCCGAACGGATCGGGCACGGCACATCATCCGCGCAGGACCCCGCCCTGCTGGCGGCGCTGAGCGAGCGAGGCATCGCCTTGGAGGTCTGTCCGTCCTCCAACGTCGCGACCCGTGCCGTCGAGTCGTTGGAGGCGCACCCGCTGCGTACGTTCGTCGAGGCCGGGGTGCCCGTCACGATCAACTCCGACGACCCGCCGATGTTCGGCACCACGCTCAACAAGGAGTACGCCATCGCGGCCGACCTGCTCGGCCTGGACTCCTCGGGGGTCGCAGACCTCGCCCGCGCCGCGGTACGCGCGTCGTTCGCACCCGACGACGTACGCGACCGGATCCTGGGCGAGATCGACGCGTACGCCGCCGCGACTCACCTTTGA
- a CDS encoding methyltransferase domain-containing protein, giving the protein MQCDYYDAGLCRSCTLLPIPYASQLAAKSDRARELLPAVADWLAPVSSPQEGFRNKAKLVVAGGTAEPTLGILGPDGTGTDLRWCALHAPALTAALPELAGFITGASLQPYDVTARTGELKHLLVTISPDSELMVRFVLRSTEAETRIRKHLRALLAALPAVRVVSLNIQPEHKAVLEGAREIVLTEAAELPMRINDLTLLLRPQSFFQTNTEIAAALYRSAVAWTADLPVESVLDLYCGVGGFGLHLASRRRRVLGVEVSAEAVESARLSAAEAGLEARFEVGDAASQLLSETPELVVVNPPRRGIGTDLARRLSSSEVPYVLYSSCNAESLARDLELMPTLMPVRGQIFDMFPNTEHFEVLVLLQRNGLR; this is encoded by the coding sequence ATGCAGTGCGACTACTACGACGCGGGGCTGTGCCGGTCCTGCACGCTGTTGCCGATCCCGTACGCCAGCCAACTCGCCGCGAAGTCCGACCGTGCCCGCGAGTTGCTGCCCGCCGTGGCCGACTGGCTGGCACCGGTCTCTTCGCCCCAGGAGGGCTTTCGCAACAAGGCCAAGCTCGTGGTCGCGGGCGGGACCGCCGAGCCGACCCTCGGCATCCTCGGTCCCGATGGCACCGGGACAGATCTGCGTTGGTGTGCCCTGCACGCACCGGCGCTGACCGCCGCCCTGCCCGAACTCGCGGGGTTCATCACCGGCGCGTCCCTGCAGCCGTACGACGTCACCGCTCGCACGGGCGAACTCAAGCACCTGCTCGTCACGATCTCGCCGGACTCAGAGTTGATGGTGCGCTTCGTCCTGCGCTCCACCGAAGCCGAGACACGGATCCGCAAGCACCTTCGTGCGTTGCTGGCTGCGCTGCCCGCCGTACGCGTCGTGTCGCTGAACATCCAGCCCGAGCACAAGGCCGTGTTGGAGGGTGCGCGCGAGATCGTGTTGACGGAAGCTGCCGAACTTCCGATGCGGATCAACGACCTGACCCTGCTCCTGCGACCGCAGTCGTTCTTCCAGACCAACACCGAGATCGCCGCTGCGCTCTACCGCTCAGCCGTCGCGTGGACCGCGGACCTGCCTGTGGAGTCGGTGCTCGACCTCTATTGCGGCGTAGGCGGCTTCGGCCTGCACCTTGCCTCTCGCCGGCGCCGAGTGCTGGGAGTCGAGGTCAGTGCCGAGGCGGTCGAGTCGGCTCGGCTGTCTGCCGCCGAGGCAGGGCTGGAGGCACGCTTCGAGGTCGGCGACGCCGCGTCCCAGTTGCTGTCCGAGACACCGGAACTGGTGGTGGTTAACCCACCCCGCCGCGGCATCGGCACCGACCTCGCACGGCGTCTGAGTTCGAGCGAGGTGCCGTACGTGCTCTATTCCTCCTGCAACGCCGAATCCCTTGCGCGAGATCTCGAGTTGATGCCCACTCTGATGCCGGTGCGGGGTCAGATCTTCGACATGTTCCCCAACACCGAGCACTTCGAGGTGCTGGTGCTATTGCAGCGCAACGGGCTCAGATGA
- a CDS encoding aminopeptidase P family protein, with product MSDDDLHTESHDPAVPEAYSRFMQQGWGERELDLPEHPVAPYAAARRQRLSEAFPGERLVLPAGGYKVRANDTDYRFRPDTAHTYFTGNQTSDAVLVLDDGDATLYARPRSERDSDEFFRDRQYGELWAGRRPSAREISDSLGIEVKHVRDLPSFDDDRKTRDITTDDDLARVAAELRLVKDEWEIDQLQEACDITTLGFEDSVREWDRVLEFGERWIEGTFFRRARAMGNDLGYDSIVGGGAHATTLHWIENDGPIVPGELVLLDMGVEGRNLYTADVTRTLPVDGTFTPLQRDLYDLVLQAQQAGIEAVRPGAAFLDPHNAAMAVLAHGLGDLGLLPVSVEEALDPESKVYARWTLHGTSHMLGMDVHDCASASPDIYPKGDLVEGMVLTVEPGLYFQIDDLLVPEELRGIGIRIEDDIVVTSSGSHNLSAALPRTSADVEEWMARLRG from the coding sequence GTGAGCGACGACGACCTGCACACCGAGTCCCACGACCCCGCCGTACCCGAAGCGTACTCCCGCTTCATGCAGCAGGGGTGGGGCGAACGCGAGCTCGACCTGCCCGAACACCCCGTCGCGCCGTACGCTGCTGCGCGTCGGCAACGGCTGAGCGAGGCGTTCCCCGGTGAGCGCCTGGTGCTGCCGGCCGGTGGTTACAAGGTCCGCGCCAACGACACCGACTACCGCTTCCGGCCCGACACCGCGCACACCTACTTCACCGGCAACCAGACCTCCGACGCCGTACTCGTCCTCGACGACGGCGACGCCACGCTCTATGCACGCCCCCGCTCCGAGCGCGACTCCGACGAGTTCTTCCGCGACCGGCAGTACGGCGAACTGTGGGCCGGACGCCGCCCGTCCGCACGCGAGATCAGCGATTCGCTCGGGATCGAGGTCAAGCACGTACGCGACCTCCCCTCCTTCGACGACGACCGCAAGACTCGTGACATCACGACAGACGACGACCTGGCGCGCGTGGCCGCCGAACTCCGACTGGTCAAGGACGAATGGGAGATCGACCAACTCCAGGAAGCCTGCGACATCACCACGCTGGGCTTCGAGGATTCCGTACGCGAGTGGGACCGGGTGCTCGAGTTCGGGGAACGCTGGATCGAGGGCACTTTCTTCCGACGAGCGCGCGCCATGGGCAACGACCTGGGCTATGACTCGATCGTCGGTGGCGGCGCCCACGCCACCACGTTGCACTGGATCGAGAACGACGGGCCGATCGTGCCGGGCGAGTTGGTGCTGCTCGACATGGGTGTGGAGGGCCGGAATCTCTACACCGCCGACGTCACTCGGACGCTCCCGGTGGACGGCACGTTCACGCCGTTGCAACGCGACCTGTACGACCTGGTGTTGCAGGCGCAGCAGGCCGGCATCGAGGCCGTACGCCCCGGCGCCGCCTTCCTCGATCCGCACAACGCGGCGATGGCGGTGTTGGCGCACGGCCTGGGCGATCTCGGCCTGCTGCCGGTCAGCGTCGAGGAGGCGCTCGACCCGGAGTCGAAGGTGTATGCCCGCTGGACGCTGCACGGCACCTCGCACATGCTCGGCATGGACGTACACGACTGCGCGAGCGCCTCGCCGGACATCTATCCCAAGGGAGACCTGGTCGAGGGCATGGTGCTGACGGTCGAGCCCGGCTTGTACTTCCAGATCGACGACCTGCTGGTGCCGGAGGAACTGCGTGGCATCGGGATCCGGATCGAGGACGACATCGTGGTGACCTCCTCCGGGTCGCACAACCTGTCGGCTGCGCTCCCCCGGACGTCGGCCGACGTCGAGGAGTGGATGGCGCGCCTGCGCGGGTGA
- a CDS encoding PrsW family intramembrane metalloprotease: MQTRPRDNVAFTVVVTVLAALGALAMIAVILLSGAPSSMMIAAAAAAIPVGPLVAVFMWLDRYEPEPKLLLASGLAWGGFVATAGTLLIQGVGGLVVPMSAEFSLAIGAPVVEEAAKGVFLLLLLWWRRHEIDGILDGIVYAGMVGIGFAFVENILYLGAAYNGTDATGPGGVPALTALFIVRCIFSPFAHPLFTAFIGIGIGIAVGSKSMPVRIFAPIVGYLCAVLAHGLWNGSTIFGGDKFLLVYGVLGLPALLGVAGLGIYARSNEKKLLLASLGDAANRGLLPAADVLWLADLRGRRHARHQAKQLGGEQGLQAMRDYQRAAVELGFLHNRFMRGVAPADYQDRGAHYVTEIRAIRPFLSFGSQHTGAPTR, translated from the coding sequence ATGCAAACTCGCCCTCGGGACAACGTCGCCTTCACCGTTGTCGTGACGGTCCTCGCGGCCCTGGGCGCACTGGCGATGATCGCCGTCATCCTGCTCAGCGGAGCCCCGTCCAGCATGATGATCGCTGCCGCTGCGGCGGCGATTCCGGTGGGTCCGCTGGTGGCCGTTTTCATGTGGCTGGACCGTTATGAGCCCGAGCCGAAACTGCTGTTGGCCAGCGGCCTGGCGTGGGGCGGCTTCGTGGCCACGGCCGGCACTCTTCTGATCCAAGGCGTCGGCGGCCTGGTCGTGCCGATGTCGGCCGAGTTCAGCCTCGCAATCGGTGCCCCGGTCGTGGAAGAGGCCGCCAAGGGGGTGTTCTTGCTGTTGCTGTTGTGGTGGCGCCGCCACGAGATCGACGGGATCCTCGACGGCATCGTCTATGCCGGCATGGTCGGCATCGGGTTCGCGTTCGTCGAGAACATCCTCTATCTGGGCGCCGCGTACAACGGCACCGACGCGACGGGTCCTGGCGGCGTACCGGCCCTGACGGCGCTGTTCATCGTGCGCTGCATCTTCAGCCCGTTCGCACACCCACTGTTCACCGCGTTCATCGGCATCGGCATCGGCATCGCCGTCGGCAGCAAGTCCATGCCCGTACGCATCTTCGCGCCGATCGTCGGGTACCTGTGCGCCGTCCTCGCGCACGGCTTGTGGAACGGCTCGACCATCTTCGGCGGCGACAAGTTCTTGCTCGTCTATGGCGTGTTGGGCCTGCCCGCACTCCTCGGGGTCGCGGGCCTGGGGATCTACGCCCGCAGCAACGAGAAGAAGCTGCTGCTCGCCTCGCTCGGCGATGCGGCCAACCGCGGTCTGTTGCCCGCTGCCGACGTTTTGTGGTTGGCAGATCTGCGCGGCCGACGACACGCGCGCCACCAGGCCAAGCAGCTCGGCGGTGAGCAGGGGCTTCAAGCGATGCGCGACTACCAGCGTGCCGCCGTCGAGTTGGGCTTCCTGCACAACCGTTTCATGCGGGGGGTCGCTCCCGCGGACTATCAGGACCGCGGGGCGCACTACGTCACCGAGATTCGAGCGATCCGACCCTTCCTGTCCTTCGGATCCCAGCACACCGGAGCGCCTACGCGATGA